A genomic stretch from Setaria viridis chromosome 1, Setaria_viridis_v4.0, whole genome shotgun sequence includes:
- the LOC117854071 gene encoding uncharacterized protein, giving the protein MANTMATMQDQMNNNNNNNNNNNQQQPPRDKHWEFMSHKLPMFSHSADPLQADDWLKAVEKMLTITQCNDREKDFRNSFRSHHIPVGLMKMKEEFLSLKQGEMTVSECRHKFIQLSRYAPEEEAARQGNWLYKRSELGELKRKFISQGQSCTKRSVFLTSPNGERIEFVATLPSVADCMVNQLDGKAFEDIKVMKIRPSDIPKTAFTTRYGIYEYIVMSIGLTNASSYFMYLMNKVFMEYLDKFVVVFIDDILIYSKNEEGHEEHLRLVLQKLRENQLYAKFSKYDF; this is encoded by the exons ATGGCCAACACCATGGCAACCATGCAAGATCagatgaacaacaacaacaacaacaacaacaacaacaatcagcaGCAGCCACCAAGAGACAAGCATtgggagttcatgagccacaagctCCCGATGTTTTCTCACTCTGCTGATCCACTTCAGGCTGATGATTGGCTGAAGGCAGTGGAGAAGATGCTCACCATCACCCAGTGCAATGATAGGGAGAAG GACTTCAGGAACAGCTTCAGGAGCCACCACATTCCTGTTGGCCTCATGAAGATGAAGGAGGAGTTCCTCTCTCTGAAGCAGGGGGAGATGACAGTGAGTGAGTGCAGACACAAGTTCATCCAGTTGTCTCGCTATGCACCTGAGGaag AAGCTGCTAGACAAGGTAATTGGCTTTACAAGCGCAGTGAATTGGGAGAGCTAAAGAGGAAGTTCATCTCCCAGGGACAGTCT TGTACCAAGAGGTCAGTTTTTCTTACAAGTCCTAATGGGGAAAGGATTGAATTTGTGGCTACTCTACCATCAGTAGCAGATTGTATGGTGAATCAGTTGGATGGAAAAGCTTTTgaagatatcaaagtg ATGAAGATCAGGCCTTCAGATATTCCCAAGACTGCTTTCACCACCAGATATGGGATCTATGAGTACATAGTCATGTCTATTGGGTTGACTAATGCATCTTcctacttcatgtatctgatgaataaaGTATTCATGGAATATCTTGACAAGTTTGTTGttgtattcattgatgatatcctgatctACTCCAAGAATGAGGAAGGGCATGAGGAACATTTGAGGCTAGTGCTTCAGAAGCTCAGGGAGAATCAGTTGTATGCAAAGTTTAGCAAGTATGATTTCTAG